The following proteins are co-located in the Polymorphospora rubra genome:
- a CDS encoding ABC transporter ATP-binding protein yields the protein MTALEVRNLHKRYGQHVAVDDVSFTVEEGEVFGIIGPNGAGKTTTVETIAGLRTPDSGSISVLGLDPIKDRAEVRERLGVQLQESSFPDAIKVAEALELYSSFYRNPADWRELMELLGLTEKRNTKYQALSGGQKQRLSIALALVGNPKIAILDELTTGLDPQARRDTWSLIERVRDTGVTILLVTHFMDEAERLSDRIAVIDGGRVAAVDTPAGLIAQSSAVQQVRFRVSQPLDKRVLTELPDVTNVEITEGRWLVTGRGQLLSSVAGALARAQVVAEDLRVDQRSLDDAFVAFTGRAPEFPEPAKRSVA from the coding sequence ATGACCGCGTTGGAGGTACGAAATCTGCACAAGCGCTACGGGCAGCACGTTGCCGTCGACGACGTCTCCTTCACCGTTGAGGAGGGGGAGGTCTTCGGCATCATCGGGCCCAATGGCGCCGGCAAGACGACAACCGTCGAGACCATCGCCGGCCTGCGAACGCCCGACTCGGGCTCGATCTCTGTGCTGGGACTCGACCCGATCAAGGACCGGGCGGAGGTGCGTGAGCGACTCGGCGTGCAACTGCAGGAGAGCAGCTTCCCAGACGCGATCAAAGTCGCCGAAGCCCTCGAGCTCTACAGTTCCTTCTACCGGAACCCCGCCGACTGGCGCGAGCTCATGGAACTCCTTGGTCTCACCGAGAAACGCAACACGAAGTACCAGGCCCTCTCAGGCGGGCAGAAGCAGCGGCTTTCCATCGCGCTCGCTCTGGTCGGCAATCCGAAAATCGCGATTCTGGACGAGCTCACGACGGGACTGGACCCGCAGGCGAGGCGCGACACCTGGAGCCTCATTGAGCGGGTTCGTGACACAGGCGTCACGATCCTCCTTGTCACGCACTTCATGGATGAAGCGGAGCGCCTCAGCGACCGGATCGCCGTCATCGATGGTGGCCGGGTTGCCGCAGTGGATACGCCCGCAGGGCTGATTGCGCAGTCGAGTGCGGTGCAGCAGGTCCGGTTCCGCGTGAGTCAACCGCTGGACAAGCGTGTCCTGACCGAGCTTCCCGACGTGACCAATGTCGAGATCACCGAGGGCCGCTGGCTGGTCACCGGCAGGGGACAGCTTCTGAGCAGCGTCGCAGGGGCTCTCGCCAGGGCGCAGGTCGTGGCGGAGGATCTCCGCGTCGACCAGCGCAGCCTCGACGACGCGTTCGTGGCCTTTACGGGACGCGCTCCCGAGTTCCCGGAACCCGCCAAGAGGAGCGTTGCCTGA